In one Sebastes umbrosus isolate fSebUmb1 chromosome 13, fSebUmb1.pri, whole genome shotgun sequence genomic region, the following are encoded:
- the tlr7 gene encoding toll-like receptor 7 — MFFHLMCVALLGLSMSSASVSYPKTLPCDVSETSNGSAVTVDCTERSLKDIPRGIPRDTTNLTLTINHIPKFNSTSFRGLENLTEIDMRCNCVPIKIGPKDRMCTKSVVIEDNTFTSLRNLRALYLDGNQLDSIPKGLPPNLILLSLEVNHIYKISKANLSEIRNIEILYLSQNCYYRNPCNVSYDIEDGAFAQLNNLTLLSLKSNNLSFIPHRLPTSLKELYLYNNNIQEVTDEDFKNLINLEILDISGNCPRCYNAPFPCDPCPNNSPLKISAKAFKMLTKLKTLRLHSNSLTCVPAEWFASTTELRVLDLSSNFLAREIGVTHFPQFLDKLEELDLSFNYELQRYPESLRLSCSFSSLKSLRILRLKGFVFQQLKPESIAPLKPLTNLEVVDLGTNFIKMTNLSILMELKSFKIISLSDNKISSPSDGQDAVGYSGGEPLYWSPMSAAAQSKEVREIHYFRYDEYARSCKHKDKELGTVTSFVNKDCSQFGKTLDVSRNNIFFLHSRFLNLGELRCLNLSGNAMSQSLNGSEFTYLTNLQYLDFSSNRLDLLYSTAFQELKSLVILDISYNNHYFESEGLTHMLNFTRHLKNLKVLLMNHNKISTSTNTELESQSLERLEFRDNRLDMLWRDGDTRYVNYFKNLLNLTVLDISHNNLNFIPKEVFSGLPDKLSELYIKNNKLKDQTFDWEKLQLLRSLQVLDLSGNSLTTVPPMLSICTKSLKKLLLHKNQILKLTPDFLKDAYNLKYLDLSYNHIQHIEKSSFPDDVVNQMDMLLLHKNRFVCSCNATWFITWLNRTTVTIPRLATDVTCASPGAQRGHPVISVDLLACQHSYLSIILYTLMTSLVLSFLTLSISSHLFLWDVWYIYHFCRAKLKGYSRLHSHSSAYDAFVIYDKEDPAVTEWVMKEMCTHLEEHGDRPLTLCLEERDWLPGCPLIDNLSQSIHNSKRTVFILTSKYIKSGNFKMAFYLAHQRLMDEKNDVIILIFMEKVPCNSKYLRLRKRLYKRSVLEWPTNPQAQLYFWFSLRSVLATESHKQYNNLFKETL, encoded by the exons ATGTTCTTCCACCTG ATGTGTGTGGCACTGCTGGGCCTGTCCATGTCGTCAGCTAGCGTTTCTTACCCAAAAACTCTGCCATGTGATGTCAGCGAGACCAGCAACGGGAGCGCGGTGACGGTGGACTGCACTGAGAGAAGCCTCAAAGATATCCCCCGAGGCATCCCCAGAGACACGACCAATCTGACGCTCACCATCAACCATATTCCTAAATtcaactccacctcctttcgCGGTCTGGAGAACCTGACTGAGATTGACATGAGGTGCAACTGTGTGCCAATCAAAATCGGGCCCAAAGACCGCATGTGCACCAAGAGTGTGGTAATAGAGGACAACACTTTTACCAGCTTGAGGAACCTGCGAGCACTGTATCTTGATGGCAACCAGCTCGATAGTATACCTAAGGGCCTCCCTCCGAACCTGATCCTGCTGAGTCTGGAAGTGAATCACATTTATAAAATTTCCAAAGCAAACCTCTCTGAGATTAGAAATATTGAGATTCTTTACCTCAGTCAAAACTGTTATTACCGTAACCCATGCAATGTTTCCTATGATATAGAGGACGGTGCATTTGCACAGCTTAACAATTTAACATTGCTAAGTCTTAAGTCAAATAACTTATCCTTTATTCCACACCGACTACCCACAAGTCTGAAGGAGCTGTACctctacaacaacaacattcaAGAAGTCACTGACGAGGATTTCAAAAACTTAATTAACCTTGAGATTTTAGATATTAGCGGAAACTGTCCTCGGTGCTACAACGCTCCGTTCCCATGCGACCCGTGCCCAAATAATTCCCCGCTTAAAATCAGCGCGAAGGCTTttaaaatgttgacaaaactaAAGACGCTGCGCCTGCACAGTAACTCTCTGACGTGCGTGCCGGCCGAGTGGTTCGCCAGCACAACAGAGCTGAGGGTGCTCGATCTCTCGTCAAACTTTTTAGCGAGAGAGATAGGAGTCACGCACTTCCCACAATTCCTGGACAAACTGGAAGAGCTGGACCTTTCATTTAACTATGAGCTTCAGAGGTACCCTGAATCGCTGAGGCTGAGCTGCAGTTTCTCCTCCCTAAAATCCCTTCGAATTCTCAGACTGAAGGGCTTTGTGTTTCAGCAGCTAAAGCCAGAGAGCATTGCTCCTTTAAAACCTCTCACAAACTTGGAGGTTGTAGATCTGGGTACAAActttattaaaatgacaaaccTTAGTATTCTGATGGAattaaaaagctttaaaataatTAGTCTGTCTGACAACAAAATATCTTCCCCCTCCGACGGCCAAGATGCCGTTGGTTACTCTGGGGGAGAGCCCTTGTACTGGTCTCCCATGTCGGCTGCGGCTCAAAGTAAGGAAGTGAGAGAGATTCATTATTTCAGATATGATGAATATGCCCGCAGCTGCAAACACAAAGATAAAGAACTGGGAACGGTTACGTCCTTTGTCAACAAGGACTGCAGTCAATTCGGCAAAACTCTAGATGTGAGCAGAAACAACATATTCTTCTTGCATTCGAGATTTTTAAATCTCGGGGAGCTGAGGTGCCTCAATCTGTCTGGTAATGCAATGAGCCAAAGTCTGAATGGCTCCGAATTCACCTATCTGACTAATTTACAATACCTAGACTTCTCCTCGAATCGCCTGGACCTGctctactccactgcatttcaaGAGCTGAAAAGTCTGGTGATCTTGGATATAAGCTACAACAACCACTACTTTGAGTCAGAGGGCTTGACGCACATGCTTAACTTCACTAGACATTTGAAAAATCTCAAGGTTTTGCTCATGAACCACAACAAGATCTCTACGTCCACCAACACAGAGCTGGAGAGTCAATCCCTAGAGAGGTTAGAGTTCAGAGACAACCGGTTAGATATGTTGTGGAGGGACGGGGACACCAGATATGTCAATTATTTCAAGAATTTACTCAATCTGACTGTCCTCGACATCTCTCATAACAACCTCAATTTCATTCCAAAGGAAGTGTTCAGCGGTCTGCCGGACAAACTGTCTGAGCTCtacatcaaaaacaacaaactaaagGATCAAACCTTTGATTGGGAGAAACTACAACTTCTACGTTCTTTGCAAGTCTTAGATCTCAGTGGAAACAGTTTAACTACTGTTCCACCTATGCTGTCAATCTGTACCAAATCTCTTAAGAAGCTCCTTTTACATAAAAACCAAATCCTAAAACTCACTCCAGATTTCCTCAAGGATGCCTACAACTTAAAATATCTGGATCTTAGTTATAATCACATACAGCACATTGAGAAATCTAGCTTCCCGGATGACGTTGTCAATCAGATGGACATGCTGCTTCTGCACAAAAACAGGTTTGTGTGTTCTTGCAACGCCACTTGGTTTATCACATGGCTCAACAGGACCACAGTGACCATCCCCAGACTGGCCACGGATGTTACTTGCGCCAGCCCAGGGGCGCAAAGAGGTCACCCTGTGATCTCAGTGGACCTGCTGGCCTGCCAGCACAGCTACCTGTCAATCATCCTCTACACCCTCATGACTTCCCTCGTGCTCAGCTTCCTCACCCTGTCAATCTCCAGCCACCTCTTCCTGTGGGACGTCTGGTACATCTACCACTTCTGCAGGGCAAAGCTCAAAGGTTACAGCCGCCTGCATTCCCACAGCTCTGCCTATGATGCCTTTGTGATATACGACAAGGAGGACCCGGCAGTGACAGAGTGGGTGATGAAGGAAATGTGCACTCATCTGGAGGAACACGGAGACCGTCCCTTGACGCTGTGCCTGGAGGAACGGGACTGGCTCCCAGGATGTCCCCTGATCGACAACCTCTCCCAGAGCATCCACAACAGCAAGAGGACCGTGTTCATTCTCACcagcaaatatataaaaagtggcAACTTCAAGATGGCTTTTTACTTGGCCCACCAAAGGCTGATGGATGAAAAAAATGACGTTATCATACTGATCTTCATGGAAAAAGTGCCTTGCAATTCAAAGTACCTGAGATTAAGGAAGAGACTGTATAAGCGGTCTGTGCTGGAGTGGCCGACGAACCCTCAAGCCCAGTTGTACTTCTGGTTCAGCCTGAGAAGTGTTCTAGCAACTGAAAGTcacaaacaatacaacaatCTATTTAAAGAGACGCTGTAA